In one window of Arachis ipaensis cultivar K30076 chromosome B06, Araip1.1, whole genome shotgun sequence DNA:
- the LOC107605492 gene encoding beta-fructofuranosidase, insoluble isoenzyme CWINV1 encodes MFSFTIFMMKNFATLMLLALFLFILQNGNRIEAFPDNIISSSSINQPYRTSYHFQPPKNWMNDPNAPMYYKGVYHLFYQHNPYAATFGDRIVWAHSVSYDLINWIHLNNAIEPSEPFDINSCWSGSATILEGGEKPFILYTGIDENKHQVQNLAIPKNASDPFLREWIKLPQNPVMKPPIGVELNNFRDPSTAWLGNDGKWRVVIGAQNGDQGKVILYHSKDFVDWKVDSRPFFATDNTGVCECPDFFPVLIKGENGVDTSFDHQDPNFVRHVMKISYLSRLHDYYFLGNYNVFGDNENFVPDVKFTGTSSDLRYDYGKFYASKSFFDYAKNRRILWGWVNESDSTQDDIQKGWAGIQSIPRQIWLDKSGKRLVQWPIEEVEKLHDKQVSITKENLLSGSTLQVSGIVASQVDVEVVFEISEVESAEWLDPKGVDPQILCSKKEDGSRSGIIGPFGLLALASEDLREQTSVFFQIYKAPNRYVGLMCSDQSRSSLRDDIDKTTYGTFFDIDPTQKTISLRTLIDHSIVESFGDEGRICITSRVYPSLAIDKNAHLFVFNNGIQTIQISKLNAWSMKQAQIGYEGNISCV; translated from the exons ATGTTCTCCTTCACAATATTCATGATGAAGAACTTTGCAACACTAATGTTACTTGCATTGTTTCTTTTTATCCTGCAAAATGGAAACAGAATTGAAGCATTCCCAGATAACATTATTAGTTCTTCTTCTATTAATCAACCATATCGAACTTCTTATCACTTTCAGCCACCAAAAAATTGGATGAACG ATCCAAATG CACCAATGTACTATAAAGGTGTTTACCACCTTTTCTACCAGCATAATCCTTATGCAGCAACCTTTGGGGACAGAATTGTATGGGCTCACTCTGTGTCCTATGATCTCATCAATTGGATTCATCTAAACAATGCTATCGAACCGAGCGAGCCTTTCGACATCAATAGCTGCTGGTCAGGTTCAGCCACCATACTCGAAGGAGGCGAAAAGCCTTTTATTTTGTACACAGGTATTGATGAAAACAAACACCAAGTTCAAAACTTGGCTATTCCAAAGAATGCATCAGATCCTTTCTTAAGGGAATGGATCAAACTCCCTCAAAACCCTGTGATGAAACCACCAATTGGTGTTGAGTTGAACAATTTTAGAGACCCTTCAACTGCTTGGCTTGGAAATGATGGAAAATGGAGGGTAGTTATTGGTGCTCAAAATGGTGATCAAGGGAAGGTTATTTTGTACCATAGTAAGGATTTTGTTGATTGGAAAGTGGATTCTAGGCCGTTTTTCGCGACGGATAACACCGGAGTTTGCGAGTGTCCGGACTTCTTTCCGGTGTTGATCAAAGGCGAAAATGGAGTAgatacatcttttgatcatcaaGATCCTAATTTTGTTAGGCATGTAATGAAGATAAGTTATCTTAGTAGGTTACATGACTATTATTTTCTTGGAAACTATAATGTCTTTGGTGACAATGAAAATTTTGTTCCTGATGTTAAATTCACAGGAACAAGTTCAGATTTAAGGTATGATTATGGTAAATTTTATGCTTCCAAATCATTTTTTGATTATGCTAAGAACAGGAGAATATTGTGGGGATGGGTGAATGAATCTGATTCTACACAAGATGATATTCAAAAAGGATGGGCTGGTATacag TCAATTCCAAGGCAAATTTGGCTTGATAAAAGTGGGAAGAGATTGGTGCAATGGCCAATTGAAGAGGTTGAAAAATTACATGATAAACAAGTTAGCATTACTAAAGAAAACCTCCTTAGTGGATCAACTCTTCAAGTCTCCGGCATCGTTGCATCACAG GTTGATGTAGAAGTGGTATTTGAAATATCCGAAGTAGAAAGTGCAGAATGGTTAGATCCAAAGGGTGTTGATCCACAAATACTATGTAGCAAAAAAGAAGATGGATCAAGAAGTGGCATAATTGGACCATTTGGTTTGTTAGCTTTGGCTTCAGAGGATCTCCGAGAGCAAACTTCAGTGTTCTTTCAAATCTATAAAGCTCCAAATAGATATGTAGGCCTAATGTGTAGTGATCAAAGCAg GTCTTCATTAAGAGATGACATTGATAAAACTACATATGGAACTTTCTTTGACATAGATCCTACTCAAAAAACAATTTCTCTTAGAACTTTG ATTGACCACTCTATTGTTGAAAGTTTTGGAGATGAAGGGAGAATTTGTATCACCAGTAGGGTTTATCCTTCTTTGGCTATAGATAAAAATGCTCATCTTTTTGTATTTAATAATGGGATTCAAACTatacaaatttcaaaattaaatgctTGGAGCATGAAGCAAGCACAAATTGGCTATGAGGGCAATATAAGTTGTGTTTGA
- the LOC107605493 gene encoding alanine--tRNA ligase, chloroplastic/mitochondrial (The sequence of the model RefSeq protein was modified relative to this genomic sequence to represent the inferred CDS: added 33 bases not found in genome assembly) has product MLQFKPIFLGKVPRQVPCATTAQRCIRTNDVENVGHTARHHTFFEMLGNFSFGDYFKKEAIVWAWELSTKEFGLPADRLWVSVYEDDDEAFELWSNEVGVPLERIKRLGKEDNFWTSGVTGPCGPCSELYYDFHPERGYFDADLGDDSRFIEFYNLVFMQYNKKDDGSLEPLKQKNIDTGLGLERMARILQKVPNNYETDLIFPIIEKASKLANVSYGTADVQTKRNLKIIGDHMRAIVFLISDGVAPSNVGRGYVVRRLIRRVVRTGRLLGITGDGMGDLEGAFLPIIAEKVVELSTNIDSDVRSRSHYIFEELKREELRFVQTLERGEKLLEEKLANALSNAEQNGTAPCLTGEDVFLLYDTYGYPVEITKEVAEERGVSVDINSFDMEMEKQRRQSQAAHNNVKLAMGNGANIAENLPDTEFIGYDNLYAKAIVQSLVIDGDPTAQVSEGSNVEILLNKTPFYAESGGQIGDHGFIYVVEGENQPKAVVEITDVQKSLGNIFVHKGTVRKGVVEVGKEVEAAVDVKLRQRAKDHHTATHLLQAALKKVIGQETSQAGSLVAFERLRFDFNFHRPLLDSELGEIEGLINEWIEAGILLQTKVMPLADAKRAGAIAMFGEKYGEEVRVVEVPGVSMELCGGTHVSNTSEIRGFKIISEQGIASGIRRIEAVAGGAFIEYVNARDIYLKQLCSTLKVKPEEVVTRIENLLEELRAIRNENSALRAKAAVYKASVIAGKTLLVGKSEQYRVLVECLDDTDPESLKSAAEYLMETLPDPTAIVLGSCPGEGKVSLVAAFTPGVVNLGIQAGKFIGQIAKLCGGGGGGRPNFAQAGGRKPENLVSALEKAQADLIATLSEKGN; this is encoded by the exons GTTCCAAGGCAGGTACCTTGTGCAACTACTGCTCAAAGGTGCATACGTACtaatgatgttgagaatgttggcCACACTGCTCGACATCATACCTTCTTCGAGATGCTTGGAAACTTCAGCTTTGGTGATTACTTCAAAAAGGAAGCAATTGTATGGGCATGGGAGCTTTCAACCAAAGA GTTTGGTTTGCCAGCGGACAGATTGTGGGTTAGTGTTTATGAAGACGATGATGAGGCTTTTGAGCTATGGTCTAATGAG GTGGGTGTCCCATTGGAGCGTATAAAGAGGTTGGGTAAAGAGGACAACTTCTGGACCAGTGGAGTGACAGGTCCCTGTGGTCCCTGCTCGGAACTTTATTATGATTTTCATCCTGAAAGGGGATACTTTGATGCT GATCTTGGTGATGATTCGAGGTTTATAGAGTTCTACAATCTAGTATTCATGCAGTACAACAAAAAAGATGATGGTTCCCTTGAACCTCTAAAGCAGAAGAACATAGACACAGGGCTTGGACTAGAACGCATGGCTCGCATCCTTCAAAAG GTTCCAAATAACTATGAAACTGACTTAATATTCCCCATCATAGAGAAGGCCTCTAAATTGGCAAATGTTTCATATGGCACTGCTGACGTTCAGACAAAAAGGAATCTGAAG ATTATAGGTGATCACATGCGTGCAATTGTATTTCTCATCTCTGATGGTGTTGCCCCATCAAATGTTGGGAGAGGTTATGTGGTTCGACGGCTTATTAGAAGGGTTGTTCGTACAGGCAGGTTGCTTGGTATAACAGGTGATGGTATGGGAGACCTTGAAGGAGCATTTTTACCAATTATTGCCGAGAAAGTTGTGGAACTAAGCACCAACATTGATTCCGATGTTAGGAGTAGATCACACTATATCTTTGAGGAATTGAAGAGAGAAGAGCTTCGTTTTGTACAAACATTGGAGAGAGGAGAAAAGTTGCTTGAAGAGAAGCTTGCTAATGCTTTGTCAAATGCTGAGCAAAATGGAACTGCACCTTGCTTGACTGGCGAAGACGTATTTCTTTTGTATGATACTTATGGATACCCTGTTGAAATAACAAAAGAAGTGGCTGAAGAACGTGGTGTGAGTGTTGATATAAATAGTTTTGATATGGAGATGGAGAAGCAAAGGCGTCAATCTCAAGCTGCACACAATAATGTCAAACTTGCCATGGGAAACGGGGCAAATATTGCAGAAAATTTACCTGACACTGAATTTATAGGCTATGACAATCTTTATGCTAAAGCAATTGTACAAAGCCTAGTGATAGATGGTGATCCAACTGCACAAGTTAGTGAAGGGAGTAACGTGGAAATTTTGCTGAACAAGACTCCATTTTATGCTGAATCAGGGGGACAAATTGGAGATCATGGTTTTATTTATGTTGTAGAGGGTGAAAATCAACCAAAAGCTGTTGTGGAGATAACAGATGTTCAGAAGTCTTTAGGTAACATATTTGTTCACAAGGGTACTGTTCGTAAGGGAGTTGTTGAGGTTGGCAAGGAAGTTGAAGCAGCAGTGGATGTAAAGCTGAGGCAGAGAGCTAAG GATCATCATACTGCTACTCATTTATTACAAGCAGCACTAAAGAAAGTGATTGGTCAAGAAACCTCACAAGCTGGTTCTTTGGTGGCATTTGAACGTTTGAGGTTTGATTTCAACTTCCACCGACCACTTCTTGACAGTGAGCTTGGAGAAATTGAAGGGCTAATAAATGAATGGATTGAAGCAGGAATACTTCTTCAAACCAAAGTGATGCCACTTGCTGATGCAAAGCGTGCTGGAGCTATTGCAATGTTTGGagaaaaatatggagaagag GTTCGTGTTGTAGAGGTTCCTGGTGTATCAATGGAACTTTGTGGCGGAACTCATGTCAGTAATACTTCTGAAATTCGTGGTTTTAAGATAATATCAGAGCAGGGTATTGCTTCTGGAATCAGGCGTATAGAAGCTGTTGCTGGGGGAGCTTTTATTGAATATGTCAATGCTCGAGATATTTATCTGAAGCAGTTATGTTCCACTCTCAAA GTTAAACCCGAAGAAGTGGTGACGAGGATAGAAAACCTTCTAGAAGAGTTGCGAGCAATCAGAAATGAAAATTCTGCCTTGCGTGCCAAAGCCGCAGTCTACAAGGCTTCGGTTATTGCCGGCAAAACATTGTTGGTGGGAAAATCAGAACAGTACAG GGTGCTGGTTGAGTGCTTGGACGATACTGATCCTGAGTCACTTAAAAGTGCTGCGGAATATTTAATGGAAACATTACCAGATCCAACAGCCATTGTACTGGGCTCGTGCCCAGGTGAAGGGAAGGTTAGTCTGGTGGCTGCTTTTACTCCGGGGGTCGTCAATCTGGGGATTCAAGCTGGTAAATTTATTGGACAGATAGCAAAATTATGTGGCGGTGGCGGCGGAGGAAGGCCCAATTTTGCCCAGGCTGGTGGGAGGAAACCTGAAAACCTGGTGTCTGCCCTCGAGAAGGCTCAGGCCGACCTCATAGCCACTCTATCTGAAAAAGGAAACTGA
- the LOC107605494 gene encoding beta-fructofuranosidase, insoluble isoenzyme CWINV6, translating into MEPNSSENASSNIISNGIKNNKMIHENHLYRTSYHFQPQQNWMNDPNGPMYYKGVYHLFYQYNPDGATFGKKMVWGHSVSYDLINWIHLNHPSLQPSHHYDIHGCFSGSTTIIPSNNQPFIFYTGFDETKHQVQNLAMPKNPQDPFLREWIKHPQNPIITAPIGLVEQENFRDPTTAWKGSDGKWRVIVGARNGDIGKAILYHSDDFVNWKLSPNNHEFYVIDGIGMCECPDFFPVLIDGTKHGVDLDYSSVQDSNDVIRHVLKISYQNKQQEYYLVGKYVCDEDKFVAENKITGTSLDLKLDHGEFYASKSFFDYAKKRRVLWGWVKELDTEQDDILKGWAGLQAIPRQVWLHENGKWLMQWPIEKLETLRDSDNQVSIFAHKLVFGSTLQVSGITASQADVEVVFELPELESAEWLDSKEVDPQIVCSDKEYASRSGIIGPFGLLALASKDLTEQTAIFFTIFRTPNGFSCLMCTDLTRSSLRQDVHKTTYATIFAIDSNLKAISLRTLIDGSIIESFGEKGRVCITNRVYPLLATEKDAHLYVFNNGKQNVCISKLNAWSMKRAKFVQQ; encoded by the exons ATGGAGCCCAATTCATCAGAGAATGCATCCTCAAATATCATCAGTAATGGCATCAAGAACAACAAAATGATACATGAAAATCATCTATATAGAACTTCCTACCATTTTCAGCCCCAACAAAATTGGATGAACG ATCCAAATG GACCAATGTACTACAAAGGAGTTTACCATTTGTTTTACCAATATAACCCTGATGGAGCAACCTTTGGTAAGAAAATGGTATGGGGTCACTCAGTATCCTATGATCTAATCAATTGGATTCACCTCAATCATCCTTCTCTTCAACCATCTCATCACTATGACATTCATGGCTGCTTCTCTGGCTCAACCACAATAATCCCCTCCAATAATCAACCCTTTATTTTCTACACAGGATTTGATGAAACAAAACACCAAGTTCAAAACTTAGCTATGCCAAAAAATCCACAAGACCCTTTTCTAAGGGAGTGGATCAAACACCCTCAAAACCCTATAATCACTGCCCCAATTGGATTAGTTGAACAAGAAAATTTTAGAGACCCAACAACAGCTTGGAAGGGTAGTGATGGAAAATGGAGGGTCATAGTTGGTGCTAGAAATGGTGATATTGGGAAGGCAATTTTATATCATAGTGATGATTTTGTTAATTGGAAATTAAGCCCTAATAATCATGAATTCTATGTAATTGATGGCATTGGAATGTGTGAGTGCCCTGATTTTTTTCCAGTTTTAATTGATGGTACAAAACATGGGGTTGATTTAGATTATTCTTCAGTTCAAGATTCTAATGATGTTATTAGGCATGTGTTGAAGATAAGTTACCAAAATAAACAGCAAGAATATTATTTGGTAGGTAAGTATGTTTGTGATGAGGACAAGTTTGTTGCTGAGAATAAAATTACAGGGACTAGTTTGGACTTGAAATTGGACCATGGTGAATTTTATGCTTCAAAGTCATTCTTTGACTATGCCAAGAAGAGAAGGGTATTATGGGGATGGGTTAAAGAGCTTGATACAGAACAAGATGATATTCTTAAAGGATGGGCTGGTCTACAG gctattCCAAGGCAAGTGTGGCTTCATGAAAATGGGAAGTGGCTGATGCAGTGGCCAATAGAAAAGTTAGAGACACTTAGAGACTCCGACAATCAAGTTAGTATTTTCGCACACAAACTTGTTTTTGGATCAACTCTTCAAGTCTCAGGTATCACTGCATCACAG GCTGATGTAGAAGTAGTGTTTGAACTACCTGAACTGGAAAGTGCTGAGTGGTTAGATTCCAAAGAAGTTGATCCCCAAATAGTGTGTAGTGATAAAGAATATGCATCAAGAAGTGGCATAATAGGCCCATTTGGTTTGTTGGCTTTAGCTTCAAAGGATCTTACAGAGCAAACTGCAATTTTCTTCACAATCTTTAGAACTCCCAATGGATTTTCATGTCTCATGTGCACTGATCTTACcag GTCTTCATTGAGGCAAGACGTTCATAAAACCACATATGCAACTATCTTTGCCATAGATTCCAATCTCAAAGCAATTTCACTTAGAACCTTG ATTGATGGGTCGATTATAGAGAGTTTTGGAGAGAAAGGAAGAGTTTGTATCACAAACAGAGTTTATCCCTTGTTGGCTACTGAAAAAGATGCTCATCTTTATGTCTTTAACAATGGAAAACAGAATGTTTGCATCTCAAAACTAAATGCTTGGAGCATGAAGCGAGCAAAGTTTGTTCAACAGTGA